The following coding sequences lie in one Meles meles chromosome X, mMelMel3.1 paternal haplotype, whole genome shotgun sequence genomic window:
- the LOC123935129 gene encoding cytokine receptor-like factor 2 has translation MRTVFLPWASAALFLLADMTVSEASALEGALELQIINFNFETVQVTWNTSKDSGTNLTFLYKSSSDEISSQCSNYILQQSRTAGCILEAKKDEILCFSIWNGTHLLLTKCQWISAYLKPSSPKDLNFQWYQEAITVTCSDLPYKRLLYEIQYKSTFDTEWQSKEGETCNVTTDGLDAEKCYFFRARVKTMESSYGPDAYPSDWSEVTHQQRGELRDSCQEKKVFPKFVLISGMVALLTVFLLLLSLWKLWRVQKLLMPMVPDPKFTFPGLFESHQGNFQEWIKDTQNVAHLNKMEGAEQECAPEEALVVHVVKNEAEMPIMMTSPLCPQTEEEEASRDPSRLPCQPLQGGEEVSLGGFTFVMSDNSYVML, from the exons AAGGAGCATTGGAGCTTCAGATTATCAACTTTAATTTTGAAACCGTGCAGGTCACATGGAATACCAGCAAGGACTCTGGGACAAATTTGACTTTTCTCTACAA GTCAAGCAGTGATGAGATCAGTAGCCAATGCTCCAACTATATTCTTCAACAAAGTCGCACTGCCGGATGCATCCTGGAGGCCAAAAAAGATGAAATTCTGTGCTTTTCCATCTGGAATGGAACACATCTCCTTCTCACCAAGTGCCAATGGATCAGTGCTTATT TGAAACCCAGCTCCCCAAAAGATTTGAACTTCCAGTGGTATCAGGAAGCCATTACAGTGACCTGTTCTGATCTCCCCTACAAGCGTCTCCTCTACGAAATCCAGTACAAGAGTACGTTCGACACTGAGTGGCAG TCCAaggagggagaaacctgcaatgtTACGACTGATGGCTTGGATGCTGAGAAATGCTATTTCTTCCGGGCCAGAGTGAAAACGATGGAGTCCAGCTATGGCCCTGACGCATACCCAAGTGACTGGTCAGAGGTTACACACCAGCAGAGGGGGGAGCTGAGAG attCGTGCCAGGAGAAAAAGGTTTTCcccaaatttgttttaatttctggcATGGTTGCTTTGCTGACCGTGttccttcttcttctgtcttTATGGAAACTATGGAG AGTTCAGAAGCTCCTCATGCCCATGGTGCCTGATCCCAAATTCACCTTCCCCGGGCTCTTTGAATCCCACCAGGGTAACTTCCAG GAGTGGATAAAGGACACCCAGAACGTGGCCCACTTGAATAAAATGGAAGGTGCGGAGCAAGAGTGTGCCCCAGAAGAGGCCCTAGTTGTCCACGTGGTCAAGAATGAGGCTGAGATGCCCATCATGATGACCAGTCCATTGTGCCCACAGACGGAGGAGGAAGAAGCCTCCAGGGACCCCAGCCGGCTCCCTTGCCAGCCCCTGCAAGGTGGAGAGGAGGTTTCTCTTGGGGGCTTTACATTTGTGATGAGTGACAACTCATATGTGATGTTATGA